The following coding sequences are from one Anser cygnoides isolate HZ-2024a breed goose chromosome 10, Taihu_goose_T2T_genome, whole genome shotgun sequence window:
- the KLF15 gene encoding Krueppel-like factor 15 — translation MVDHLLPTDESFSSTRSSLGYFGDMTAGVRSYQMLPSPLSEDDSDSSSFCSCSSPDSQVLSSSYGSTSSAESQDSILDYLLSQASLGNTAASWWDKRRLQPIVKEEYFRLPEFAVDMEDSGPFQPTLEEIEEFLEENMELELKDRPKSETKDLRACSQVSVASLQQKDHMLPSASLKESKNEQLSSSTEGGQASNGGMPLENGIPVMLQIQPVQVKQESNTSPSSQGPAQDNIKIAQLLVNIQGQTFALVPQIVQSSNLNLSSKFVRIAPVPIAAKPIGPGGMIQGQTGIIMGQKFQKNPAAELIKMHKCSFPGCTKMYTKSSHLKAHLRRHTGEKPFACTWPGCGWRFSRSDELSRHRRSHSGVKPYQCPVCEKKFARSDHLSKHVKVHRFPRSNRSVRSVN, via the exons ATGGTGGATCACTTGCTGCCTACCGATGAGTCCTTTTCATCTACGAGGTCTTCTCTGGGATACTTTGGGGACATGACGGCAGGGGTGAGGTCCTACCAAATGCTGCCCTCTCCCCTGTCAGAAGATGACAGCGACTCGTCCAGCTTTTGTTCTTGTTCCAGCCCGGACTCCCAGGTTCTCAGCTCCAGCTATGGGAGCACATCCAGTGCGGAGAGTCAGGACAGCATCTTAGACTACTTGTTGTCCCAGGCATCTCTGGGGAACACCGCCGCGTCATGGTGGGACAAAAGGAGACTTCAGCCCATAGTCAAAGAGGAGTACTTTAGGTTGCCTGAATTTGCTGTGGATATGGAAGACTCTGGACCATTTCAGCCCACGCTTGAGGAAATTGAGGAGTTTCTGGAAGAGAACATGGAGCTGGAGCTCAAAGACAGACCTAAAAGTGAGACCAAGGACTTGAGAGCTTGCAGCCAAGTTTCTGTTGCCTCGCTACAGCAAAAAGACCATATGTTACCCAGCGCTAGTTTAAAAGAGAGTAAAAACGAACAGTTGAGCAGCTCGACGGAAGGTGGCCAGGCTTCAAATGGAGGAATGCCCCTGGAGAATGGGATACCGGTTATGCTCCAAATTCAACCTGTACAGGTCAAACAGGAGTCCAACACCAGCCCTAGTTCCCAAGGACCAGCACAAGACAACATTAAAATTGCACAGCTCCTAGTCAACATCCAAGGACAGACATTTGCCCTTGTGCCCCAGATAGTTCAGTCATCCAATTTGAACTTGTCCTCTAAATTTGTCCGCATTGCTCCCGTCCCCATCGCCGCCAAGCCAATTGGGCCAGGAGGCATGATCCAGGGTCAGACGGGAATCATCATGGGTCAGAAATTTCAAAAGAACCCTGCAGcagaactcattaaaatgcacaAATGTTCTTTCCCTGGTTGTACCAAGATGTACACGAAAAGCAGCCATTTGAAAGCCCACCTGAGGAGGCATACAGGAGAAAAGCCTTTTGCGTGCACGTGGCCAGGTTGCGGATGGAG GTTCTCCAGGTCAGATGAGCTGTCTCGGCACAGGCGCTCCCACTCGGGGGTGAAACCCTATCAGTGTCCCGTCTGCGAGAAGAAATTTGCTCGAAGTGACCACTTGTCCAAACACGTCAAGGTGCATCGGTTCCCGCGAAGCAACCGCTCCGTCCGCTCCGTGAACTGA